The window CCCGGCAGGTCAATTGCAGCACAGCCCGCATCAGTTCTCTATCCTTCTGATCCATAGAGTCATCAACAATTACGATGAAGGAAAAAATATCGGGCATAGCAAGAAAGTGAAAAAAATCAAGTCTAGCAGGCGTAAGCATGTCGACGTTATCGAGAACCAATACGACTTTTTGCGCCGAGCGAGCCCCAACCTCGCACAATGACTTTCTTAATGATTTATAGCCCTGATGAAGGTTTTTCTTTTTTTCTTCCGGGCATATCTCTGCCAGTATTTTGCGGCATAGTTGGTCCGGAGTATCGTTCAAGTCCAAGAACCAAAAGGACCGGACCAGCTTCAAAAGGTCCGCGATATGTCTAACCAGCGTTGAACGGCCGATGCCGTACTTGCCTCGCAGAATGACATTTCGATCCGCAGCCAACGCGCTGGTTATTTGGCTGATTTCCTTATTCCGTCCGACAAAATACATGGCCGATTATTTCCTCAGGCTTTCAACCGCTCGGCTTACCATGTTCGTCAATGAAAGCGATAGCAAAGAGGGTTCAATAAAGAGGGCGCTTGAACTTTGCTTTGTTTCTTCCTGCGGAATGGCACCGCTTGTGGAAATCATCGATGCAGAAACCGATCCCGCCTGGATGCGTTTGCTCAGCCGTTTCTGAGCGTGGCGATCAGACGCCTGGGATTTATCAACAAACGTAGCGCGTCCACGATGGATCGGCATACCACATCCGCTTCCGCCATGGTGGCTGTATAAGCGCCCTCTTCCTGCATGACGACAATGCCTAAAGCGGCCTTTTTAATCATGAGCCTATCATTAAGACCGTTCCCGATGCACGCCACTTTCACAGAGCCAAGCTTTGCAACGTATTCTTTTTTGAATACATCCTGGCGGCCATTGGTCAACACAATGACTCGACTGTTGACTGATTTTAGTTGCATCTCGGCGAATCCGAACGTATCTGCCGTCAAGACATGTAGTTGCAGTTTATCTGCAAGCTGAGCGAGCAGATCTGGAACCGCAGGGATCAGTTCACCGTCCACAGCCAATGTTCCGTTATAGTCCAGTACCAAATGTTCCAGATTCAGATCGCGCCAGCCGGGTATTATTATTTTCAGCATCGTCTCCTCGGACAAGAGAGATCAAAAAAGGGCACTCGACGTAAGGGCTGTTAATCACCATCATTCTTAAATTCAACCACATCT is drawn from bacterium and contains these coding sequences:
- a CDS encoding ATPase P, with protein sequence MLKIIIPGWRDLNLEHLVLDYNGTLAVDGELIPAVPDLLAQLADKLQLHVLTADTFGFAEMQLKSVNSRVIVLTNGRQDVFKKEYVAKLGSVKVACIGNGLNDRLMIKKAALGIVVMQEEGAYTATMAEADVVCRSIVDALRLLINPRRLIATLRNG
- a CDS encoding ATP-binding protein; its protein translation is MYFVGRNKEISQITSALAADRNVILRGKYGIGRSTLVRHIADLLKLVRSFWFLDLNDTPDQLCRKILAEICPEEKKKNLHQGYKSLRKSLCEVGARSAQKVVLVLDNVDMLTPARLDFFHFLAMPDIFSFIVIVDDSMDQKDRELMRAVLQLTCRVSLSYLGKREVQQYFKYYAQKYHWDWSQTEIERQSRLTRGYPLFMARRVLAGMNSNSENVSSIVEMQRP